A genomic stretch from Streptococcus oralis includes:
- the infA gene encoding translation initiation factor IF-1, with the protein MAKDDVIEVEGKVVDTMPNAMFTVELENGHQILATVSGKIRKNYIRILAGDRVTVEMSPYDLTRGRITYRFK; encoded by the coding sequence GTGGCAAAAGACGATGTGATTGAAGTTGAAGGCAAAGTAGTCGATACAATGCCTAACGCAATGTTTACGGTTGAACTTGAAAATGGACATCAGATTTTAGCAACAGTTTCTGGTAAAATTCGTAAAAACTATATTCGTATTTTAGCGGGAGATCGTGTTACTGTCGAGATGAGTCCATATGACTTGACACGTGGACGTATCACTTACCGCTTTAAATAA
- the rpsM gene encoding 30S ribosomal protein S13 encodes MARIAGVDIPNDKRVVISLTYVYGIGLATSKKILAAAGISEDVRVRDLTSDQEDAIRREVDAIKVEGDLRREVNLNIKRLMEIGSYRGIRHRRGLPVRGQNTKNNARTRKGKAVAIAGKKK; translated from the coding sequence ATGGCTCGTATTGCTGGAGTTGACATTCCAAATGACAAACGTGTAGTAATCTCATTGACTTACGTTTATGGTATCGGACTTGCAACATCTAAGAAAATTTTGGCTGCTGCTGGAATCTCAGAAGATGTTCGTGTACGTGACCTTACATCAGATCAAGAAGATGCTATCCGTCGTGAAGTGGATGCAATCAAAGTTGAAGGTGACCTTCGTCGTGAAGTAAACTTGAACATCAAACGTTTGATGGAAATCGGTTCTTACCGTGGTATTCGTCACCGTCGTGGACTTCCTGTCCGTGGACAAAACACTAAAAACAACGCTCGCACTCGTAAAGGTAAAGCTGTTGCGATTGCTGGTAAGAAAAAATAA
- the rpsK gene encoding 30S ribosomal protein S11 gives MAKPTRKRRVKKNIESGIAHIHATFNNTIVMITDVHGNAIAWSSAGALGFKGSRKSTPFAAQMASEAAAKSAQEHGLKSVEVTVKGPGSGRESAIRALAAAGLEVTAIRDVTPVPHNGARPPKRRRV, from the coding sequence TTGGCTAAACCAACACGTAAACGTCGTGTGAAAAAGAATATCGAATCTGGTATTGCTCATATTCACGCTACATTTAATAACACTATTGTTATGATTACTGATGTGCATGGTAATGCAATTGCTTGGTCATCAGCAGGTGCTCTTGGTTTCAAAGGTTCTCGTAAATCTACACCATTCGCTGCTCAAATGGCTTCTGAAGCTGCTGCTAAATCTGCACAAGAACACGGTCTTAAATCAGTTGAAGTTACTGTAAAAGGTCCAGGTTCTGGTCGTGAGTCAGCTATTCGTGCGCTTGCTGCCGCTGGTCTTGAAGTAACAGCAATTCGTGATGTGACTCCAGTGCCACACAATGGTGCTCGTCCTCCAAAACGTCGCCGTGTATAA
- the rplQ gene encoding 50S ribosomal protein L17, whose translation MAYRKLGRTSSQRKAMLRDLTTDLLINESIVTTEARAKEIRKTVEKMITLGKRGDLHARRQAAAFVRNEIASENYDEATDKYTSTTVLQKLFSEIAPRYAERNGGYTRILKTEPRRGDAAPMAIIELV comes from the coding sequence ATGGCTTACCGTAAACTAGGACGCACTAGCTCACAACGTAAAGCAATGCTTCGCGATTTGACAACTGACCTTTTGATCAACGAATCAATCGTGACAACTGAAGCTCGTGCTAAAGAAATCCGTAAAACTGTTGAAAAAATGATTACTCTAGGTAAACGTGGTGATTTGCATGCACGTCGTCAAGCAGCTGCTTTCGTACGTAATGAAATCGCATCTGAAAACTATGATGAAGCAACTGATAAGTACACTTCTACTACAGTACTTCAAAAATTGTTCTCAGAAATCGCGCCTCGTTATGCTGAACGTAACGGTGGATACACTCGTATCCTTAAAACTGAACCACGTCGTGGTGATGCTGCACCAATGGCGATCATCGAATTAGTATAA
- the rpmJ gene encoding 50S ribosomal protein L36, translating into MKVRPSVKPICEYCKVIRRNGRVMVICPANPKHKQRQG; encoded by the coding sequence ATGAAAGTAAGACCATCGGTCAAACCAATTTGCGAATACTGTAAAGTAATTCGTCGTAATGGTCGTGTTATGGTAATTTGCCCAGCAAATCCAAAACACAAACAACGTCAAGGATAA
- a CDS encoding DNA-directed RNA polymerase subunit alpha, with amino-acid sequence MIEFEKPNITKIDENKDYGKFVIEPLERGYGTTLGNSLRRVLLASLPGAAVTSINIEGVLHEFDTVPGVREDVMQIILNIKGIAVKSYVEDEKIIELDVEGPAEITAGDILTDSDIEIVNPDHYLFTIGEGSSLKATMTVNSGRGYVPADENKKDNAPVGTLAVDSIYTPVTKVNYQVEPARVGSNDGFDKLTLEILTNGTIIPEDALGLSARILTEHLDLFTNLTEIAKSTEVMKEADTESDDRILDRTIEELDLSVRSYNCLKRAGINTVHDLTEKSEAEMMKVRNLGRKSLEEVKLKLIDLGLGLKDK; translated from the coding sequence ATGATCGAGTTTGAAAAACCAAATATAACAAAAATTGATGAAAATAAAGATTATGGCAAGTTTGTAATCGAACCGCTTGAACGTGGCTACGGTACAACTCTTGGTAACTCTCTTCGTCGTGTACTACTAGCTTCTCTACCAGGAGCAGCAGTGACATCTATCAACATTGAAGGTGTCTTGCATGAGTTCGACACAGTTCCAGGTGTTCGTGAAGACGTGATGCAAATCATTCTGAACATTAAAGGGATTGCAGTGAAATCATACGTTGAAGACGAAAAAATCATTGAGCTTGACGTTGAAGGTCCTGCTGAAATTACAGCTGGAGACATTTTGACTGACAGTGATATTGAGATTGTAAATCCAGATCATTATCTCTTTACAATCGGTGAAGGTTCTTCTCTAAAAGCGACAATGACTGTTAACAGTGGTCGTGGATATGTACCTGCTGATGAAAACAAAAAAGATAATGCACCAGTTGGAACACTTGCTGTAGATTCTATTTATACACCAGTTACAAAAGTCAACTATCAAGTAGAGCCTGCTCGTGTAGGTAGCAACGATGGTTTTGACAAATTAACCCTTGAAATCTTGACTAATGGAACAATTATTCCAGAAGATGCTTTAGGGCTTTCAGCACGAATCTTGACAGAACATCTTGATTTGTTTACAAATCTTACTGAGATTGCTAAGTCAACTGAAGTGATGAAAGAAGCTGATACTGAATCTGACGATCGTATTTTGGATCGTACGATTGAGGAACTGGACTTGTCTGTGCGTTCATACAACTGTTTGAAACGTGCCGGTATCAACACTGTGCATGATTTGACAGAAAAATCTGAAGCAGAGATGATGAAAGTACGAAATCTTGGACGCAAGAGTTTGGAAGAAGTGAAACTCAAACTCATTGACTTGGGTCTTGGATTAAAAGATAAATAA
- a CDS encoding adenylate kinase, translating into MNLLIMGLPGAGKGTQAAKIVEQFHVAHISTGDMFRAAMANQTEMGLLAKSYIDKGELVPDEVTNGIVKERLSQDDIKETGFLLDGYPRTIEQAHALDKTLAELGIELEGVINIEVNPDCLLERLSGRIIHRETGETFHKVFNPPVDYKEEDYYQREDDKPETVKRRLDVNIAQGEPIIAHYRAKGLVHDIEGNQDINDVFKDIEKVLTNLK; encoded by the coding sequence ATGAATCTTTTGATTATGGGATTACCTGGAGCAGGTAAGGGAACGCAAGCAGCTAAAATTGTGGAACAATTCCACGTGGCACACATTTCAACTGGAGATATGTTCCGTGCTGCTATGGCAAATCAAACTGAAATGGGTCTACTTGCAAAGTCATACATTGACAAAGGTGAGTTGGTTCCAGATGAAGTTACAAATGGAATTGTTAAAGAACGCCTTTCACAGGATGATATCAAAGAAACAGGTTTCTTGTTGGATGGTTACCCACGCACAATTGAACAAGCCCATGCTTTAGACAAAACATTGGCTGAACTTGGTATTGAACTTGAAGGTGTGATTAATATCGAAGTGAACCCAGATTGTCTCTTGGAACGTTTGAGTGGCCGTATTATCCACCGCGAAACAGGTGAAACCTTCCACAAAGTTTTCAACCCACCAGTTGACTACAAAGAAGAAGATTATTACCAACGTGAGGATGACAAACCTGAGACAGTGAAGCGTCGTTTGGATGTCAATATCGCTCAAGGTGAACCAATCATTGCTCACTACCGTGCTAAAGGTTTGGTCCACGATATCGAAGGAAATCAAGATATCAATGATGTGTTTAAAGACATCGAAAAAGTATTGACAAATTTGAAATAA